One window from the genome of Sulfurihydrogenibium sp. encodes:
- a CDS encoding class I SAM-dependent rRNA methyltransferase: MAYKKVEITKEGYEKILSKNPWIYNKEIKKIPKDITPGELVKVYFKNTFCGVGYINPKSKITIRILSFEDVQINEDFIKEKIEKAFDKRKELLKITNAVRLIHAEADGLPGLIVDYYDGYLSLQINTYGMERLREIILNSLIDIIKPKGIIEKSDEKAREKEGLQTEKKVLFGEMPEKILIFEHDVKFLVSLQESQKTGFYLDQRANRKLTSEYVKEGFKVLDLFCNAGGFGIHCGKKEAEFIKFVDISSFALSQAEENARLNNLKNYEMVKEDVFDFLKKEKDKYDLIILDPPPFAKSKNEKHDALRGFKYLILNSLKLLNKDGYLAIFSCSQNITLEDLINTTYDSLKDTKNMAEFVQFFTQDKDHPYILNIPTSFYLKGLMIRKV; encoded by the coding sequence TTGGCATATAAAAAAGTAGAAATAACAAAAGAAGGCTATGAAAAAATACTGTCTAAAAATCCTTGGATATACAACAAAGAAATCAAAAAAATACCAAAAGACATTACCCCCGGAGAATTAGTTAAGGTTTATTTTAAAAACACTTTCTGCGGAGTTGGATACATAAATCCAAAGAGCAAGATAACTATAAGAATTTTATCCTTTGAAGATGTTCAAATAAATGAAGATTTTATAAAAGAAAAGATTGAAAAAGCTTTTGATAAAAGAAAAGAACTGTTAAAAATAACAAATGCAGTCAGATTAATTCATGCAGAGGCAGATGGATTGCCAGGCTTGATAGTTGATTATTACGATGGTTATTTATCATTACAAATTAATACATACGGAATGGAAAGGTTAAGAGAGATTATTCTAAATTCTTTGATTGATATAATTAAGCCTAAAGGAATAATAGAAAAGTCTGATGAAAAAGCAAGAGAAAAAGAAGGTCTGCAAACAGAAAAGAAAGTACTTTTTGGAGAAATGCCAGAAAAGATTTTGATTTTTGAGCATGATGTTAAATTTTTAGTTTCTTTACAAGAAAGTCAAAAAACAGGTTTTTATTTAGACCAAAGAGCTAACAGAAAGTTAACTTCTGAATATGTAAAAGAAGGATTTAAAGTATTAGACTTATTTTGTAATGCAGGAGGATTTGGGATCCACTGTGGTAAAAAAGAGGCTGAATTTATAAAATTTGTAGATATTTCAAGCTTTGCTTTATCACAAGCGGAAGAAAACGCAAGGTTAAACAATTTAAAGAATTACGAGATGGTAAAAGAAGATGTTTTTGATTTTTTAAAGAAAGAAAAAGATAAATATGATTTGATAATCCTTGACCCACCACCTTTTGCAAAGAGTAAAAATGAAAAACATGATGCACTTAGAGGCTTTAAATATTTAATCTTAAACAGTTTAAAACTACTAAATAAAGATGGATATCTTGCCATTTTCTCTTGTTCACAAAATATTACATTAGAAGATTTGATAAACACTACATACGACAGTTTGAAAGATACTAAAAATATGGCAGAATTTGTTCAGTTTTTTACTCAAGACAAAGACCATCCATACATATTAAATATTCCAACATCTTTTTATTTGAAAGGTCTGATGATTAGAAAGGTGTAA
- a CDS encoding flavin reductase family protein — MEFDVKNLNETQIYKLMISTIVPRPIAWVSTVSKDGIFNIAPFSFYMGISSSPPLIAISIGKKDDDRKKDTWKNIEEVGDFVINIVTYDLAEKMNITASPFDESIDEFKEANLTPIKSDLVNSPRIAESPINIECKKFMILEIADMGLIFGEILKFHIKDQLLNEKGYVDNRKLKVVGRLGGADYCLVDESNIFNLIRPDLKKR; from the coding sequence ATGGAATTCGATGTTAAAAATTTAAATGAAACTCAAATATATAAACTTATGATAAGTACTATTGTTCCAAGGCCTATTGCTTGGGTTTCCACTGTATCAAAAGATGGTATATTTAACATAGCACCTTTTAGCTTTTATATGGGAATATCTTCAAGCCCGCCTCTTATTGCAATCTCTATTGGAAAAAAAGATGATGATAGAAAAAAAGACACTTGGAAAAACATTGAAGAAGTAGGAGATTTTGTCATAAACATAGTTACCTATGACCTTGCAGAAAAAATGAACATTACTGCATCGCCATTTGACGAAAGCATAGATGAATTTAAAGAAGCAAATCTTACACCTATAAAATCTGATTTAGTAAATTCCCCGAGAATTGCTGAATCACCTATTAATATAGAATGTAAAAAGTTTATGATTTTAGAAATTGCAGATATGGGACTAATTTTTGGAGAGATTTTGAAATTTCATATAAAAGACCAGCTGCTTAACGAAAAAGGATACGTAGATAATAGAAAGTTAAAAGTAGTTGGAAGACTCGGCGGAGCTGATTATTGTTTGGTTGATGAAAGTAATATATTTAATCTTATCAGACCGGATTTAAAAAAGAGGTAA
- a CDS encoding uracil-DNA glycosylase, whose product MIDKNYLKVLKELGFEEIILDRPILNQKSSNQIDKIEELNKIYEEIKTCTKCDLHKNRTNPVLGEGNVNAKIMFIGEAPGEEEDKQGRPFVGRAGKLLTKCIENAGHRREEVYIANINKCRPPNNRTPTIEEQEACIPFLLRQIEIINPKVLCLLGATAYRGIFKKEAKIIKERGSVLEFKDKKVYITYHPAYVLRNPKEEETFCQDIKNVFRLAGE is encoded by the coding sequence ATGATAGATAAAAATTATCTTAAAGTTTTAAAAGAGCTTGGTTTTGAAGAGATTATTTTAGATAGACCTATCTTAAATCAAAAATCAAGTAATCAAATAGATAAAATAGAAGAGTTGAACAAGATTTATGAAGAGATTAAAACTTGCACAAAATGTGATTTACACAAAAATAGAACAAATCCTGTTTTGGGTGAAGGTAATGTTAATGCTAAAATTATGTTCATCGGAGAAGCTCCCGGAGAGGAAGAAGATAAGCAAGGAAGACCTTTTGTTGGAAGAGCAGGAAAACTACTTACAAAATGTATAGAAAATGCAGGACATAGAAGAGAAGAGGTTTATATTGCCAACATTAACAAATGTAGACCACCTAACAACAGAACACCAACAATAGAAGAGCAAGAAGCTTGCATTCCTTTTTTATTAAGACAGATAGAAATAATCAATCCAAAAGTTTTATGCTTACTTGGAGCTACTGCATACAGAGGAATTTTTAAGAAAGAAGCAAAAATTATAAAAGAAAGGGGAAGTGTATTAGAGTTTAAGGATAAAAAGGTTTATATAACATACCATCCGGCTTATGTTCTTAGAAATCCAAAGGAGGAAGAAACTTTTTGTCAAGATATAAAAAATGTTTTTAGATTGGCGGGAGAATAA
- a CDS encoding TIGR00730 family Rossman fold protein, giving the protein MNSYIINEMKKEESWRLFKIIGDFIDGFEVMPNFLPSVTIFGSARVEEGNKYYEAAKELAFKLSKKGFSIVTGGGPGIMEAANRGAFEAGGNSVGLNIKLPKEQKPNKFLTEILNFNYFFARKVMLVKYATAFVLFPGGFGTLDELTETLTLIQTKKLKPFPVILYGSEYWNGFVQWLNDVVVKDGYIDKEDTKLFKQMDNIDEIVDYIDQWYIKNSTKLIGEND; this is encoded by the coding sequence ATGAACAGCTATATTATCAATGAAATGAAAAAAGAAGAATCTTGGAGGTTGTTTAAAATAATTGGAGACTTTATTGATGGATTTGAAGTTATGCCAAATTTTCTGCCCTCTGTTACTATATTTGGGTCTGCGAGGGTAGAAGAAGGAAACAAATACTATGAAGCTGCAAAAGAGTTAGCTTTTAAACTTTCTAAAAAAGGATTTTCTATTGTAACCGGTGGTGGACCGGGAATTATGGAAGCTGCAAACAGAGGAGCATTTGAAGCAGGCGGAAATTCGGTCGGTTTAAACATAAAGCTTCCAAAAGAGCAAAAACCAAACAAATTTCTTACGGAAATCTTAAATTTTAATTATTTTTTTGCAAGAAAGGTTATGTTAGTAAAGTATGCAACAGCGTTTGTCCTATTTCCAGGAGGGTTTGGAACCCTTGATGAATTAACAGAAACATTAACTTTAATACAAACAAAGAAGCTTAAACCTTTTCCAGTTATACTATACGGCAGTGAATATTGGAATGGATTTGTACAATGGCTAAATGATGTGGTGGTAAAAGATGGATATATTGATAAAGAAGATACAAAGCTATTCAAACAGATGGATAACATTGATGAAATTGTTGATTATATTGACCAGTGGTATATTAAAAATAGCACAAAATTGATAGGAGAAAATGATTGA
- a CDS encoding Fur family transcriptional regulator: MINKEDLIKKLKLKNFKLTKQRLEIIDEILNFNGHFEIEDLVFKSREKNLKASRSTIYRTLAILKDLGYIEEVIKLSNKTFYEVANKEHHDHLICLSCGKIIEFHDEKIESIQNEVCKKYIFEPVYHRLEIFGICEDCQKKEKV; the protein is encoded by the coding sequence TTGATTAACAAAGAAGATCTTATAAAAAAGCTAAAGCTAAAAAATTTTAAACTTACAAAGCAAAGATTAGAAATAATTGACGAGATATTAAATTTTAATGGTCATTTCGAAATAGAAGATTTAGTTTTCAAATCAAGAGAAAAAAATCTCAAAGCATCACGTTCGACAATTTATAGAACATTAGCCATACTGAAAGATTTGGGATATATTGAAGAAGTAATTAAGCTTAGCAATAAAACATTTTACGAAGTTGCAAACAAAGAACATCATGACCATTTAATCTGTCTAAGCTGTGGAAAGATTATAGAATTTCACGATGAGAAAATAGAATCTATTCAAAATGAAGTATGTAAAAAATACATCTTTGAACCAGTTTATCACAGATTAGAAATCTTTGGAATTTGTGAAGATTGTCAGAAAAAGGAAAAAGTATGA